One Vidua chalybeata isolate OUT-0048 chromosome 13, bVidCha1 merged haplotype, whole genome shotgun sequence genomic window carries:
- the SLTM gene encoding SAFB-like transcription modulator isoform X2, with translation MAAAASAPAAAAAAGAPAAPAAPPTESKRISDLRVIDLKSELKRRNLDITGVKTVLIARLKQAIEEEGGDPDNIEISVSADTPTKKPTKGKGKKQEADELTGDASVEEDSFVKENELETQDVSDQDGNDELKDLKESVEDENLNSKELPSAEKKRYHNLEQVETTEDVEKDSESQENEGPDIEDYTFPAVHDGEDEENEKDKAGSGDGTQEVSKPLPSEESLAEADHTAHEEMEANTSVKEAEDDNISVTIQAEDAITLDFDGDDLLETGKNVKITDSEASKPKDVQDTISQSLEKESKDYEVTENHKDGKKEDCVKGDPVKKEARESSKKAESGDKEKDTLKKGPSSTGASGQAKSSTKESKESKTTSKDDKGSASSVSGSSGSSTRNLWVSGLSSNTKAADLKNLFGKYGKVLGAKVVTNARSPGAKCYGIVTMSSSTEVARCIAHLHRTELHGQQISVEKVKGDPSKKELKKESDEKSSSGRSIGDKKTASSDKASKTPSTKKEEKKSEKSEKKESKEAKKTEGKDEKSDNGTSGPNQESTKKTEEKKRISGKSPGQVVVLDQTKGDQGHTRTVRRGRFDKPQILRNKERIIQEKVKFREYRGRKDILPFEKMKEQRLREHMVRLERIRRAVELRRRREIAERERRERERIRIMHEREECLQRERERLEIERQKLERERMERERLERERVRIEQERRKEAERIAREREELRRQQQQLRYEQEKRNSLKRPRDVDHRRDDPYWNESKKMALDTDARFGHGSDYSRQQNRFNDFDHRERGRYPEGSSVPSSSFDRRDRFVNQGEAKKTRPTARREEPGFERYPKTFSESRRNEPPQPRSELRDTDRREVRGDRDERRTVIIHDRPEIPHGRHPRETGSNPPRQTNWKSEGSISTDKRDGSNFYRGERPDRSGREVSGHVRGAPPGSRSSASGYGGREGERGVMGERGGGQHYNEDRHVVERHSRETGPRKEWHGPSSQGSGYHDTRRMGDGRGGGGMMAPHASNSSPINRVVQITGNSMQRGSGSGFKPFKGGPPRRF, from the exons atggccgccgccgcctccgctcccgccgccgctgctgctgcgggGGCTCCCGCGGCTCCCGCGGCGCCGCCCACCGAGAGCAAGAGGATCAGCGACCTGCGCGTCATCGACCTCAAGTCGGAGCTGAAGCGGCGCAACCTGGACATCACCGGCGTGAAGACGGTGCTCATCGCCCGGCTCAAGCAG gCTATTGAAGAGGAAGGAGGTGATCCAGATAATATTGAAATAAGTGTTTCAGCTGACACACCCACCAAGAAACCAACTAAAGGCAAAG GTAAAAAGCAGGAAGCTGATGAATTGACTGGTGATGCTTCAGTAGAAGAGGACTCCTTTGTCAAG gaaaatgaattgGAGACTCAAGATGTAAGTGATCAAGATGGAAATGATGAATTGAAAGACTTAAAAGAATCTGTTGAAGATGAGAACTTGAATTCTAAAGAACTACcatctgcagaaaagaaaagatacCACAATCTGGAGCAAGTGGAGACAACAGAAGATGTGGAGAAGGATTCTGAAAGTCAG GAAAATGAAGGTCCAGACATAGAAGATTACACTTTTCCAGCTGTCCAT GATGgggaagatgaagaaaatgagaaag ATAAAGCAGGTTCTGGTGATGGTACACAAGAAGTATCTAAACCTCTTCCTTCAGAAGAAAGCCTAGCTGAGGCTGATCACACGGCTCATGAAGAGATGGAAGCTAACACCTCTGTGAAAGAAGCTGAGGATGATAACATATCGGTTACAATCCAGGCCGAAGATGCCATCACTCTGGATTTTGATGGTGATGACCTCCTAGAAACAggtaaaaatgtgaaaattacaGATTCTGAAGCAAGTAAGCCAAAGGATGTGCAGGATACCATTTCACAgagcctggagaaggaaagcaaGGACTATGAGGTGACTGAGAACCATAAAGATGGTAAGAAGGAAGACTGCGTGAAGGGTGATCCTGTCAAGAAGGAAGCCAGAGAAAGTTCAAAGAAAGCAGAATCTggagacaaagaaaaggatACTTTGAAGAAAGGTCCCTCGTCTACTGGGGCCTCTGGTCAAGCAAAGAG CTCTACTAAGGAATCTAAAGAAAGCAAGACAACATCAAAGGATGATAAAG GAAGCGCGAGCAGTGTTAGTGGTAGCAGTGGAAGTTCAACTAGAAACCTGTGGGTTAGCGGACTGTCTTCCAACACAAAAGCTGCTGACTTGAAAAATCTCTTTGGCAAATATGGAAAG GTACTTGGTGCAAAGGTGGTCACAAACGCACGAAGCCCGGGGGCAAAATGCTACGGCATAGTAACAATGTCCTCTAGTACAGAAGTGGCCAGGTGTATCGCACACCTGCACCGCACAGAGCTGCACGGACAGCAGATCTCTGTGGAGAAA gtgaaaGGTGATCCCTCCAAAAAAGAACTGAAGAAGGAAAGTGATGAGAAATCTAGTTCGGGTAGGAGCATAGGAGATAAGAAGACTGCATCAAGTGACAAAGCCAGCAA aACTCCATCAaccaaaaaagaagaaaagaaatcagagaaatctgaaaaaaaagaaagtaaagaagCCAAGAAAACAGAAGGTAAAGATGAGAAGAGTGATAATGGAACAAGTGGCCCTAATCAAGAATCCActaaaaaaactgaagaaaagaaaagaataa GTGGTAAAAGCCCAGGTCAAGTTGTAGTTTTAGACCAAACAAAAGGAGACCAAGGCCACACTAGGACAGTTAGAAGGGGAAGGTTTGATAAA CCACAGATTTTGAGGAACAAAGAGCGTATTATTCAAGAGAAAGTGAAATTCAGGGAATACAGGGGTAGAAAGGATATCTTGCCTTTTGAAAAGATGAAGGAACAGAGATTGCGAGAACACATGGTTCGATTGGAAAGAATACGACGAGCTGTTGAACTGCGAAG gcGAAGAGAAATTGCAGAGCGAGAGCGCCGCGAGCGAGAACGGATACGGATAATGCACGAGCGAGAAGAGTGcctgcagagggaaagggagcGACTCGAAATTGAGAGGcaaaagctggagagggagaggatGGAACGGGAGCGTCTGGAGAGAGAGCGTGTTCGGATTGAAcag GAACGTCGGAAAGAAGCGGAGCGAATCGCGCGGGAGAGGGAGGAACtccggcggcagcagcagcagctccgcTATGAACAGGAAAAGAGGAATTCGTTGAAACGTCCACGGGATGTAGATCACAG GAGAGATGATCCTTACTGGAATGAGAGTAAGAAGATGGCTCTTGATACAGATGCACGTTTTGGCCATGGCTCAGATTACAGCCGCCAGCAGAACAGGTTCAATGATTTTGATCACAGAGAACGAGGCCGATATCCAGAAGGTTCTTCTGTTCCATCATCTTCTTTTGATAG GCGAGATCGTTTTGTAAACCAAGGTGAGGCAAAAAAGACTCGCCCAACAGCACGAAGAGAAGAGCCGGGCTTTGAGAGATACCCCAAGACCTTCAGTGAGTCCAGAAGAAATGAACCACCACAGCCAAGAAGCGAACTCCGGGACACGGACAGACGCGAAGTACGTGGAGACAGAGATGAAAGGAGAACAGTGATAATTCACGACAGACCAGAAATACCACACGGCCGACATCCCAGAGAAACCGGTTCCAACCCACCTAGGCAAACAAATTGGAAGAGCGAGGGAAGCATAAGCACAGACAAACGGGACGGCAG CAATTTTTACAGAGGCGAGCGGCCGGATCGGTCGGGAAGGGAAGTGTCCGGCCATGTGAGGGGAGCACCTCCCGGGAGCCGCAGCAGCGCCTCCGGCTatggaggcagggaaggagaacGGGGCGTGATGGGAGAGAGAGGTGGAGGACAA CACTACAATGAGGACAGACATGTTGTAGAACGCCACAGTCGTGAAACTGGACCAAGGAAAGAATGGCATGGACCTAGTTCTCAAGGAAGTGGCTATCATGACACAAGGAGAATGGGAGATGGCCGTGGAGGAGGGGGCATGATGGCTCCACATGCAAG TAACTCTTCACCCATTAATAGAGTTGTACAGATCACAGGCAATTCCATGCAGAGGGGAAGTGGCTCAGGATTTAAGCCATTTAAAGGTGGACCTCCACGAAGATTCTAA
- the SLTM gene encoding SAFB-like transcription modulator isoform X5, with protein MAAAASAPAAAAAAGAPAAPAAPPTESKRISDLRVIDLKSELKRRNLDITGVKTVLIARLKQAIEEEGGDPDNIEISVSADTPTKKPTKGKGKKQEADELTGDASVEEDSFVKENELETQDVSDQDGNDELKDLKESVEDENLNSKELPSAEKKRYHNLEQVETTEDVEKDSESQENEGPDIEDYTFPAVHDGEDEENEKDKAGSGDGTQEVSKPLPSEESLAEADHTAHEEMEANTSVKEAEDDNISVTIQAEDAITLDFDGDDLLETGKNVKITDSEASKPKDVQDTISQSLEKESKDYEVTENHKDGKKEDCVKGDPVKKEARESSKKAESGDKEKDTLKKGPSSTGASGQAKSSTKESKESKTTSKDDKGSASSVSGSSGSSTRNLWVSGLSSNTKAADLKNLFGKYGKVLGAKVVTNARSPGAKCYGIVTMSSSTEVARCIAHLHRTELHGQQISVEKVKGDPSKKELKKESDEKSSSGRSIGDKKTASSDKASKTPSTKKEEKKSEKSEKKESKEAKKTEGKDEKSDNGTSGPNQESTKKTEEKKRISGKSPGQVVVLDQTKGDQGHTRTVRRGRFDKPQILRNKERIIQEKVKFREYRGRKDILPFEKMKEQRLREHMVRLERIRRAVELRRRREIAERERRERERIRIMHEREECLQRERERLEIERQKLERERMERERLERERVRIEQERRKEAERIAREREELRRQQQQLRYEQEKRNSLKRPRDVDHRRDDPYWNESKKMALDTDARFGHGSDYSRQQNRFNDFDHRERGRYPEGSSVPSSSFDRRDRFVNQGEAKKTRPTARREEPGFERYPKTFSESRRNEPPQPRSELRDTDRREVRGDRDERRTVIIHDRPEIPHGRHPRETGSNPPRQTNWKSEGSISTDKRDGRGERPDRSGREVSGHVRGAPPGSRSSASGYGGREGERGVMGERGGGQHYNEDRHVVERHSRETGPRKEWHGPSSQGSGYHDTRRMGDGRGGGGMMAPHASNSSPINRVVQITGNSMQRGSGSGFKPFKGGPPRRF; from the exons atggccgccgccgcctccgctcccgccgccgctgctgctgcgggGGCTCCCGCGGCTCCCGCGGCGCCGCCCACCGAGAGCAAGAGGATCAGCGACCTGCGCGTCATCGACCTCAAGTCGGAGCTGAAGCGGCGCAACCTGGACATCACCGGCGTGAAGACGGTGCTCATCGCCCGGCTCAAGCAG gCTATTGAAGAGGAAGGAGGTGATCCAGATAATATTGAAATAAGTGTTTCAGCTGACACACCCACCAAGAAACCAACTAAAGGCAAAG GTAAAAAGCAGGAAGCTGATGAATTGACTGGTGATGCTTCAGTAGAAGAGGACTCCTTTGTCAAG gaaaatgaattgGAGACTCAAGATGTAAGTGATCAAGATGGAAATGATGAATTGAAAGACTTAAAAGAATCTGTTGAAGATGAGAACTTGAATTCTAAAGAACTACcatctgcagaaaagaaaagatacCACAATCTGGAGCAAGTGGAGACAACAGAAGATGTGGAGAAGGATTCTGAAAGTCAG GAAAATGAAGGTCCAGACATAGAAGATTACACTTTTCCAGCTGTCCAT GATGgggaagatgaagaaaatgagaaag ATAAAGCAGGTTCTGGTGATGGTACACAAGAAGTATCTAAACCTCTTCCTTCAGAAGAAAGCCTAGCTGAGGCTGATCACACGGCTCATGAAGAGATGGAAGCTAACACCTCTGTGAAAGAAGCTGAGGATGATAACATATCGGTTACAATCCAGGCCGAAGATGCCATCACTCTGGATTTTGATGGTGATGACCTCCTAGAAACAggtaaaaatgtgaaaattacaGATTCTGAAGCAAGTAAGCCAAAGGATGTGCAGGATACCATTTCACAgagcctggagaaggaaagcaaGGACTATGAGGTGACTGAGAACCATAAAGATGGTAAGAAGGAAGACTGCGTGAAGGGTGATCCTGTCAAGAAGGAAGCCAGAGAAAGTTCAAAGAAAGCAGAATCTggagacaaagaaaaggatACTTTGAAGAAAGGTCCCTCGTCTACTGGGGCCTCTGGTCAAGCAAAGAG CTCTACTAAGGAATCTAAAGAAAGCAAGACAACATCAAAGGATGATAAAG GAAGCGCGAGCAGTGTTAGTGGTAGCAGTGGAAGTTCAACTAGAAACCTGTGGGTTAGCGGACTGTCTTCCAACACAAAAGCTGCTGACTTGAAAAATCTCTTTGGCAAATATGGAAAG GTACTTGGTGCAAAGGTGGTCACAAACGCACGAAGCCCGGGGGCAAAATGCTACGGCATAGTAACAATGTCCTCTAGTACAGAAGTGGCCAGGTGTATCGCACACCTGCACCGCACAGAGCTGCACGGACAGCAGATCTCTGTGGAGAAA gtgaaaGGTGATCCCTCCAAAAAAGAACTGAAGAAGGAAAGTGATGAGAAATCTAGTTCGGGTAGGAGCATAGGAGATAAGAAGACTGCATCAAGTGACAAAGCCAGCAA aACTCCATCAaccaaaaaagaagaaaagaaatcagagaaatctgaaaaaaaagaaagtaaagaagCCAAGAAAACAGAAGGTAAAGATGAGAAGAGTGATAATGGAACAAGTGGCCCTAATCAAGAATCCActaaaaaaactgaagaaaagaaaagaataa GTGGTAAAAGCCCAGGTCAAGTTGTAGTTTTAGACCAAACAAAAGGAGACCAAGGCCACACTAGGACAGTTAGAAGGGGAAGGTTTGATAAA CCACAGATTTTGAGGAACAAAGAGCGTATTATTCAAGAGAAAGTGAAATTCAGGGAATACAGGGGTAGAAAGGATATCTTGCCTTTTGAAAAGATGAAGGAACAGAGATTGCGAGAACACATGGTTCGATTGGAAAGAATACGACGAGCTGTTGAACTGCGAAG gcGAAGAGAAATTGCAGAGCGAGAGCGCCGCGAGCGAGAACGGATACGGATAATGCACGAGCGAGAAGAGTGcctgcagagggaaagggagcGACTCGAAATTGAGAGGcaaaagctggagagggagaggatGGAACGGGAGCGTCTGGAGAGAGAGCGTGTTCGGATTGAAcag GAACGTCGGAAAGAAGCGGAGCGAATCGCGCGGGAGAGGGAGGAACtccggcggcagcagcagcagctccgcTATGAACAGGAAAAGAGGAATTCGTTGAAACGTCCACGGGATGTAGATCACAG GAGAGATGATCCTTACTGGAATGAGAGTAAGAAGATGGCTCTTGATACAGATGCACGTTTTGGCCATGGCTCAGATTACAGCCGCCAGCAGAACAGGTTCAATGATTTTGATCACAGAGAACGAGGCCGATATCCAGAAGGTTCTTCTGTTCCATCATCTTCTTTTGATAG GCGAGATCGTTTTGTAAACCAAGGTGAGGCAAAAAAGACTCGCCCAACAGCACGAAGAGAAGAGCCGGGCTTTGAGAGATACCCCAAGACCTTCAGTGAGTCCAGAAGAAATGAACCACCACAGCCAAGAAGCGAACTCCGGGACACGGACAGACGCGAAGTACGTGGAGACAGAGATGAAAGGAGAACAGTGATAATTCACGACAGACCAGAAATACCACACGGCCGACATCCCAGAGAAACCGGTTCCAACCCACCTAGGCAAACAAATTGGAAGAGCGAGGGAAGCATAAGCACAGACAAACGGGACGGCAG AGGCGAGCGGCCGGATCGGTCGGGAAGGGAAGTGTCCGGCCATGTGAGGGGAGCACCTCCCGGGAGCCGCAGCAGCGCCTCCGGCTatggaggcagggaaggagaacGGGGCGTGATGGGAGAGAGAGGTGGAGGACAA CACTACAATGAGGACAGACATGTTGTAGAACGCCACAGTCGTGAAACTGGACCAAGGAAAGAATGGCATGGACCTAGTTCTCAAGGAAGTGGCTATCATGACACAAGGAGAATGGGAGATGGCCGTGGAGGAGGGGGCATGATGGCTCCACATGCAAG TAACTCTTCACCCATTAATAGAGTTGTACAGATCACAGGCAATTCCATGCAGAGGGGAAGTGGCTCAGGATTTAAGCCATTTAAAGGTGGACCTCCACGAAGATTCTAA